TCACCGCGAAGGCGACCCAGTGCGGCACGAGGGCGGAGCCACGCGACCACACGTACCCGCGGTCCAGGATGGTCGAGATCGTCGAGGCGTACGTCGACGGGCGGCCGATGCCGCGCTCCTCGAGGGCCTTGACCAGGCTGGCCTCGGTGTAGCGCGGCGGCGGGCTCGTCTCGTGACCCGAGACGTCCAGCTCACGGGTCGAGACGCCGTCACCGACCGCCAGCTGCGGCAGCCGGCGCTCGGCGTCCGCGCCGTCGCTGTCGCCGCGGACCTCGTCCCGGCCTTCCTCGTACGCCGCGAGGAAGCCGCGGAAGGTGATGACGGTGCCGCTGGCGCTGAACTCGGCGTCCCGGCCGTCGGTAGCCGTCGCGGCGAGCCGCACGGACGCGGTCGAGCCGCGCGCGTCGGCCATCTGGCTGGCCACCGTGCGCTTCCAGATCAGCTCGTAGAGGCGGAAGTCGTCGCCGCGCAGCTGCCCGGAAACCTGTGCAGGAGTGCGGAACCGGTCGCCGGCGGGCCGGATCGCCTCGTGCGCCTCCTGCGCGTTCTTGGACTTGTTCGCGTAGTGCCGCGGCTGGTCCGGCACGTACTGCGGGCCGTACAGCTCCGACGCCTGGCTGCGCGCGGCGGACAGCGCCTCGCTGGACAGCACCGTCGAGTCGGTGCGCATGTAGGTGATGAAACCGTTCTCGTACAACGACTGTGCGACGCGCATCGCGTGCCGGGACGAGAACCGCAGCTTGCGGCTCGCCTCCTGCTGCAGCGTCGAGGTGGTGAACGGCGCGGCCGGACGGCGGGTGTACGGCTTCTCGTCGACGCTGCGCACCGTGACGGTGACGTCGATCAGCGCCTGGGCGAGGGTGGTCGCGGCGCTCTGGTCGAGGTGGACGACGGCCCGCGAGCCGGTCTGCAGCTGGCCCAGGTCGTCGAAGTCCTTGCCGGTCGCCACCCGGGCGCCGTCGACCGAGGTCAGGCGAGCGCTGAAGGCGGTGTCGTCGTCCGAGGCGAACGTGCCCTGCAGGTCCCAGTAGGACGCCGAGCGGAACGCCATGCGCTCCCGCTCGCGCTCGACCACCATGCGGGTGGCCACCGACTGCACGCGGCCGGCCGACAGGCCCTGGCGGATCTTGCGCCACAGCACCGGGGAGACCTCGTAGCCGTACAGCCGGTCCAGGATGCGGCGGGTCTCCTGCGCGTCGACGAGCCGGTCGTCGATGTCGCGGGTGGTCTCGAGGGCGCGTTGCAGGGCCTCGCGGGTGATCTCGTGGAACACCATGCGCTTGACCGGGACCTTCGGCTGCAGCGCCTCGAGCAGGTGCCACGCGATGGCCTCGCCCTCGCGGTCCTCATCGGTGGCCAGGTAGAGCTCGTCGGCGTCCTTGAGCAACCGCTTCAGCTCGGCGACCTTCTTGCGCTTGTCGGCATCGACCACGTAGTACGGCTCGAAGCCGTTCTCGAGGTCGACGGCGAACTTGCCGAACGGGCCCTTCTTCATGTCCGCCGGCAGCTCGGAGGGCTGGGGCAGGTCGCGGATGTGTCCCACGCTCGCCTCGACGTCGTAGCCCTCGCCGAGGTAGCCGGCGATGGTCTTGGCCTTCGCCGGGGACTCGACGATGACGAGCCGGCGACGGCTGCTGGACGACGTGGCCACGCTTCTCCCCTTGCTGAACGGACCGGCAGGGAGCACCCCACCGGGCACGACGGTAACGCCGCGGGACCGAGAGTATGCAATCGGCGTCCACAGCGGGGCCGACGAAGGTGATCTTGAAGCGGCACTTCTCGTGGTTGGCGGGTCGGTCAGGGGTGCTGCAGGAGCAGGTCGGCGACGAGGTGCCGCACGTCGGGTAGCAGCCGGGCGCGCAGGTCGGCCTCGGGCTCCTCCAGCAGCTGCGCCAGGGCCGCGACGATCTGCCCGACGGACAGCTCGCCATCGCAGGCGCCGACCAGCCCGGCGAGAGCCGTGTCGGCCCGCACCACCCGCTGCAGGCCGCCACCCTGACGCAGCAGGATCACCTGCGGGTCCGCCGCGCCGGGCAGGGCGTGACGCTCCTCGGTGACGTCGGCAGCGACGGTCAGGTGGGCGGCCAGCAGGTCCTCGTCCGAGGTGCCACGCACCCAGGTCTCGGCGTCCAGGACGGCGGCGACGACGTCGCCCATGGGTCCGTCCAGCGGGCCGCGCAGCTCCTCGACCCGGTGCCAGCCCGGCTCGGCCCTGCGCAGCGTGACGACACCGAAGCCGACGGCCGCGACGCCGCGGGCCTCGAAGTCGTCCAGCCAGCCCTCGACCAGGTCGTCATGGGCGCCGGACCCCGGCAGGTGGCCACCGTCCCGGGCCCAGGTCTGCGCGTACTGGGCCGGGTCCTGCACCTCGCGCTGCACCACCCAGGCCTGGACGCCGTCCGGCAGCCACTCGCGCACCCGCTGCGCCCAGTCCTGTGCCTGCCCGTCGTCGTCCACCCGGTGCTCCCAGTTGCCGAGCAGCTGCGCCACACCACCCGGCGCGAGCACGTCGACGACTCCGCCGACCAGCCGGCGGACGACCTCGTCGCCGGCCAGGCCGCCGTCCCGGTACTCGTAGAGCGGCACGCCGGCCGCGCGCGGGGTGATCACGAACGGCGGGTTGCTGACCACGAGGTCGAACCGCTCCCCGGCGACCGGCTCGAGCAGGTCGCCGCGGCGCAGCTGGAGGCGGCGGTCCGCGAACGGCCCGCCGACCACGGCCGCGTTGAGCCGGGCGTTGAAGTCGGCGAACGCGAGCGCCCGCTCGGAGGAGTCGGTGCCGAGCACGGACGTCGCGTGCCGGGCCGCGTGGAACGCCTGCACCCCGCACCCGGTGCCGAGGTCGAGGACGCTGCCGACGGGCGCCTGGACCGTCCACTGGGCCAGCGTGGTGGAGGCGCCGCCGACCCCGAGGACGTGGTCCGCGGGCAGCGGGCCACCGGTGGCGAGCTCCCCGAGGTCGCACGCCAGCCACCACTGCACGTCGTCGGCCGCGTGCGGCCCCAGGTCGACCAGCGGGCGGGCGACGGGCGACGCGTCACTGCCGATGAGCTCGACGAGCCCGGCGTCCGCCGCCCCGCGGGACCCGGTGCGCGGCAGCGCCGCATCCAGCGCCGCCGCTGCGACCGGCTCGCCCAGCACGAAGAGCCGGACCAGCACGGCCAGCGGGCGGTCGTCGCCCCGCAGCGCCCGGCGAGCCGCGATCGGCTCCTCCCGCAGCAGGGCGGACGACGCCTGTGGGCCCAGCAGGTCGCCGACGGCGTCGACGGTGAACGGTGCGAGGTCAGCCGCGAGGTCGCGGGCCGCCTGGTCGTCGGCGAACCGCGGCGCCGGCCGGCTCATGCCGGCCCGCTCATGCCGGCCCGCTCATGCCGGCCCGCTCATACCGGCGGCCTTGCGGCGCGCGCGGTAGCTGCGCGTCTTCGCCTTGTTGCCGCAGCCCCACTCGCACCAGGTGCGGGAGCGGTTCTTGCTGGCGTCGAAGTAGGCCCACCCGCAGTCGTCGGCGGCGCACAGCTTCACCCGCCGCCAGGTGCCGTCGACCACGGCCGCGTTGACGGCGACGAGCAGCCGGGTGAGCGCGCCTGGGACACCGTCCAGCACCGGGACCAGGCCCGGCTGCGGGCTGTCCCCGGGGACGTCCCGGCCGCCCAGCCGCAGGGGCAGGCGCTCGGCGACCGCATCCAGCGCCGTGAAGTCGCCGGTGCCCTCGTGGTTGGCCGTGAACGCCGCCTGCAGGGCTTCGCGCAGCCGTCGGGCCACTGCCAGGTCGTCCGCGGTGGCCCGCATGGCTCCGGCCCCCAGGCCGTGCTCGGTCAGCCAGGCGTCGAGCTCGGCCGGGGTGGTCAGGTCGTCGGTGGCCAGCTCGTGGTCGATCGAGTTGGCGTAGCCGATCAGCAGCTCGACGTGCGGCGGCCGGGGCGGCGTGGGCGGCGTGGGCGGCGTGGGCGGCCCGGGCGTGGGGGTGGTCGACATGGCACCTCCATCCTACTCGCGACACCACCGTCAGCGTTTTGGGGGTTGCGATTCTTCCGACACCGGCATAACGTGATGACTGGTGTTAGGGAGGTTCACCATGGCCAGCTTCATCACCGCCATCGCCATGCAGCAGCTGTCCGACATGGAGGGGCTGCGGCGCGATCTCGGGCGCAAAACGCGCTCGCCCCTCGGACGGCGGGCGTCCGAGAGGCGAGCGAGGCGAGCGGCTCAGCGGGTGACGGCGCGCTCCTCGGCGTCGTCGGCCTCGCCGGCCTCGTCAGCGACGCCGGGCTCCGCTCCCGCGTCGTCGGCCGCGTCGTCGGTCCGCACGGCCTGACCGTCAGCCGTGCTCGCCGCACCGTCGTCGTCCACGCCCACGACGTCCTGCTCGGCGTCCGTGGCGTCGTCGCCGAAGGCGATGTCCCGGCGCTTGGTGATCGCGACCATCGTGATGATGATGATCACCGCGACCCCGGCGATGCCGTAGCGGATCGGCGCGCTGGCGTCCTTGCCGACGCTCAGCTGGACGATGGCCGGTGCGATCAGCACCGCGACCAGGTTCATGACCTTGATCAGCGGGTTGATGGCCGGGCCGGCGGTGTCCTTGAACGGGTCGCCCACCGTGTCACCGATGACGACGGCCGCGTGTGCCTCGGACCCCTTGCC
The window above is part of the Angustibacter luteus genome. Proteins encoded here:
- the topA gene encoding type I DNA topoisomerase, which codes for MATSSSSRRRLVIVESPAKAKTIAGYLGEGYDVEASVGHIRDLPQPSELPADMKKGPFGKFAVDLENGFEPYYVVDADKRKKVAELKRLLKDADELYLATDEDREGEAIAWHLLEALQPKVPVKRMVFHEITREALQRALETTRDIDDRLVDAQETRRILDRLYGYEVSPVLWRKIRQGLSAGRVQSVATRMVVERERERMAFRSASYWDLQGTFASDDDTAFSARLTSVDGARVATGKDFDDLGQLQTGSRAVVHLDQSAATTLAQALIDVTVTVRSVDEKPYTRRPAAPFTTSTLQQEASRKLRFSSRHAMRVAQSLYENGFITYMRTDSTVLSSEALSAARSQASELYGPQYVPDQPRHYANKSKNAQEAHEAIRPAGDRFRTPAQVSGQLRGDDFRLYELIWKRTVASQMADARGSTASVRLAATATDGRDAEFSASGTVITFRGFLAAYEEGRDEVRGDSDGADAERRLPQLAVGDGVSTRELDVSGHETSPPPRYTEASLVKALEERGIGRPSTYASTISTILDRGYVWSRGSALVPHWVAFAVTRLLEEHFARLVDYDFTAAMESDLDKIADGHEQRSRWLQRFYFGDADTALEGLKDLAGDLDEIDAREISTVPLGDGVVLRVGRYGPYVEVTGPDGEPQRATVPDDVAPDELSVEKARELLTMSGDDGRVLGEDPATGRDIVVKAGRYGPYVTELIPDDVPDASDTDDSGDEGDRAQDASSETVEGETEAKPKKKAAKKTAKKAAKKAAKPRGRTASLFKDMSPESVTLEDALRLLSLPRIVGNDPESGDEITAQNGRYGPYLKKGTDSRSLTSEAQLFDVTLEEALAIYAQPKRGRGQSASAPLRELGDDPVSGKQVVVKDGRFGPYVTDGEVNATLRKDDDPATITQERAAELLADKRARGPAKKRGVKKTAAKKTTAKKTAAKKTTAKKTAAKKTAAKKGG
- a CDS encoding DUF7059 domain-containing protein; amino-acid sequence: MSRPAPRFADDQAARDLAADLAPFTVDAVGDLLGPQASSALLREEPIAARRALRGDDRPLAVLVRLFVLGEPVAAAALDAALPRTGSRGAADAGLVELIGSDASPVARPLVDLGPHAADDVQWWLACDLGELATGGPLPADHVLGVGGASTTLAQWTVQAPVGSVLDLGTGCGVQAFHAARHATSVLGTDSSERALAFADFNARLNAAVVGGPFADRRLQLRRGDLLEPVAGERFDLVVSNPPFVITPRAAGVPLYEYRDGGLAGDEVVRRLVGGVVDVLAPGGVAQLLGNWEHRVDDDGQAQDWAQRVREWLPDGVQAWVVQREVQDPAQYAQTWARDGGHLPGSGAHDDLVEGWLDDFEARGVAAVGFGVVTLRRAEPGWHRVEELRGPLDGPMGDVVAAVLDAETWVRGTSDEDLLAAHLTVAADVTEERHALPGAADPQVILLRQGGGLQRVVRADTALAGLVGACDGELSVGQIVAALAQLLEEPEADLRARLLPDVRHLVADLLLQHP
- a CDS encoding CGNR zinc finger domain-containing protein, with the protein product MSTTPTPGPPTPPTPPTPPRPPHVELLIGYANSIDHELATDDLTTPAELDAWLTEHGLGAGAMRATADDLAVARRLREALQAAFTANHEGTGDFTALDAVAERLPLRLGGRDVPGDSPQPGLVPVLDGVPGALTRLLVAVNAAVVDGTWRRVKLCAADDCGWAYFDASKNRSRTWCEWGCGNKAKTRSYRARRKAAGMSGPA